The Branchiostoma floridae strain S238N-H82 chromosome 10, Bfl_VNyyK, whole genome shotgun sequence genome has a segment encoding these proteins:
- the LOC118424950 gene encoding uncharacterized protein LOC118424950 — MTTLNQQVFSHSFLGKRPQTQSVSTIHPQAPESIEPPSTLPSITFSDSDDTDTVSVDFWPPPPDEMDWPEDIEALDGQQPNKSQKSPEDSQRFEWSASAISLAEFLKTGETIETTRSYTTRL, encoded by the exons ATGACAACCCTGAATCAACAAGTGTTTTCTCACAGCTTCCTG GGTAAGAGACCACAGACACAATCGGTCAGCACGATACACCCCCAGGCCCCAGAGTCGATCGAGCCGCCCTCTACATTACCCTCCATCACCTTCTCAGACTCTGACGACACAGACACGGTCTCGGTGGATTTCTGGCCGCCCCCGCCGGACGAAATGGACTGGCCGGAAGATATCGAAGCTTTGGACGGCCAACAACCTAACAAGTCGCAAAAATCTCCAGAGGATTCACAAAGATTCGAGTGGAGTGCGAGCGCCATATCTCTGGCAGAATTCTTGAAGACGGGAGAAACCATCGAGACGACGAGATCATACACTACAAGGCTTTGA